One Streptomyces sp. L2 genomic window carries:
- a CDS encoding BTAD domain-containing putative transcriptional regulator, producing the protein MLRFSVLGALQIRTASGPAEISGDLQRTLVQTLLVSEGQPVSGEALVEEMWGESGPGHQANALQAHVSRLRRRLRELEPDRLASRVTIHPSGYRLGVGEGELDAAEFIRAVRQAESSGPHDAADTARLLGGALALWRGPVFGGFPGGTLCQLAGARYEEYRMRAMELRFDAELRLGHHSSVLAELSDAHTSHPLRERFCEQLMIALYGSGRQADALDVFRRMRRHLDDELGIQPSPALRKVENAILSHDPALTGDTRIPSLLQPA; encoded by the coding sequence ATGCTGAGGTTCTCCGTTCTCGGGGCCCTGCAGATACGTACCGCGTCCGGCCCGGCGGAGATTTCCGGCGATCTGCAGCGCACGCTGGTGCAGACGCTGCTGGTCAGTGAGGGTCAGCCGGTGTCCGGGGAGGCCCTGGTCGAGGAGATGTGGGGGGAGAGCGGGCCCGGTCACCAGGCCAACGCCCTGCAGGCCCATGTGAGCCGGTTACGCCGCCGGCTCCGCGAGCTGGAGCCGGACCGGCTGGCGTCCAGGGTGACGATCCACCCGTCCGGCTACCGGCTCGGGGTGGGCGAGGGCGAGCTGGACGCCGCGGAGTTCATCCGCGCGGTGCGGCAGGCGGAGTCGTCCGGTCCGCACGACGCGGCGGACACGGCCCGGCTGCTGGGTGGGGCGCTGGCTCTGTGGCGCGGTCCGGTCTTCGGCGGTTTCCCCGGCGGGACCCTGTGCCAGCTGGCGGGCGCCCGCTACGAGGAGTACCGGATGCGGGCGATGGAGCTGCGGTTCGACGCCGAGCTGCGGCTCGGCCACCATTCCTCCGTGCTCGCGGAGTTGAGCGACGCGCACACCAGTCATCCGCTGCGGGAGCGGTTCTGCGAGCAGCTGATGATCGCGCTGTACGGGTCGGGCCGGCAGGCGGACGCGCTGGACGTGTTCCGCCGGATGCGCCGCCATCTCGACGACGAGCTGGGCATCCAGCCCTCCCCCGCGCTGCGCAAGGTGGAGAACGCGATCCTCTCCCACGACCCGGCCCTGACCGGCGACACCCGTATCCCCTCGCTCCTCCAACCCGCCTGA
- a CDS encoding PaaX family transcriptional regulator C-terminal domain-containing protein, which produces MINVTDQHAPRSLIVTLYGAYGRFMPGPVPVAELIRLLAAVGVDAPSVRSSVSRLKRRGLLRPARTAEGAAGYELSTEARQLLQDGDRRIYATAPVEDEGWVLAVFSVPESERQKRHVLRSRLSGLGFGTAAPGVWIAPARLYEETRHTLRRLGLDPYVDFFRGDHLGFAPTPEAVTRWWDLAAIAKEHERFLDAHAPVLHAWRQRPDTPPEEAYRDYLLALDSWRHLPYTDPGLPAGLLPADWPGTRSAAVFHELHERLRAAGAEFVGPAGASQVQ; this is translated from the coding sequence ATGATCAACGTGACCGACCAGCACGCCCCCAGGTCCCTCATCGTCACGCTCTACGGCGCGTACGGCCGCTTCATGCCCGGCCCGGTACCCGTCGCCGAGCTGATCCGGCTGCTGGCCGCGGTCGGTGTGGACGCGCCCTCCGTGCGCTCCTCGGTGTCCCGGCTCAAACGCCGCGGCCTGCTGCGGCCCGCCCGCACCGCCGAGGGCGCCGCCGGGTACGAACTCTCCACCGAGGCCCGCCAGTTGCTCCAGGACGGCGACCGCCGCATCTACGCCACCGCGCCCGTCGAGGACGAGGGCTGGGTGCTCGCGGTGTTCTCCGTCCCGGAGTCGGAGCGGCAGAAGCGGCACGTGCTGCGCTCCCGGCTGTCCGGTCTGGGCTTCGGCACGGCGGCCCCCGGCGTGTGGATCGCCCCGGCCCGCCTGTACGAGGAGACCCGGCACACGTTGCGCCGGCTGGGCCTGGACCCGTACGTCGACTTCTTCCGCGGCGACCACCTGGGCTTCGCGCCCACCCCCGAGGCGGTCACCCGCTGGTGGGACCTGGCCGCGATCGCCAAGGAGCACGAACGCTTCCTGGACGCGCACGCGCCGGTCCTGCACGCCTGGCGGCAGCGCCCGGACACCCCGCCCGAGGAGGCCTACCGGGACTATCTCCTGGCCCTCGACTCCTGGCGCCACCTGCCCTACACCGACCCCGGGCTCCCGGCCGGCCTCCTCCCGGCCGACTGGCCGGGCACCCGCTCGGCAGCGGTGTTCCACGAGCTGCACGAGCGGCTGCGGGCGGCCGGGGCGGAGTTCGTGGGACCGGCGGGAGCCTCACAGGTCCAGTGA
- a CDS encoding acyl-CoA desaturase has translation MQRPHIQQAGAVAADAGTRPGASATFAELLKRVKAEGLLDLDPRYYVGRLALNTVLLLVGFAAFFELGDSWWQLLTALWMGLCGGQSAFMWHDAGHKAMFRSKKAASAVGYIHANLVNGVSYGWWVNHHNRHHSNPNHLDMDPDIGRRTAIFDIKQYPTRKGTQKFVVRYQSVLFFVLLVLEGFKMLKTAVLSIAQGKTKRPALETFLILLRAGVYLGLVFTFLSPALAVAFVLVQHAALGVYFGMIFAPNHKGMQIRDGEEETLDWLERQVLTSRNIRPNRLVDFLYGGLNYQVEHHLFPAMPQKSLPRARELTMRYCAERGVPYHEVGFWASYREVASFLHEVSAPVRRGDVEEQIARRAVEVG, from the coding sequence ATGCAGCGTCCGCACATACAACAGGCCGGTGCCGTGGCCGCCGACGCGGGAACACGCCCCGGTGCCTCGGCGACCTTCGCCGAACTGCTCAAACGCGTCAAGGCCGAGGGCCTCCTCGACCTCGACCCCCGCTACTACGTCGGCCGCCTCGCGCTGAACACCGTCCTGCTGCTGGTCGGGTTCGCCGCGTTCTTCGAGCTGGGCGACTCCTGGTGGCAGCTGCTGACCGCCCTGTGGATGGGCCTGTGCGGCGGCCAGTCGGCGTTCATGTGGCACGACGCCGGCCACAAGGCGATGTTCCGCAGCAAGAAGGCCGCCTCCGCGGTCGGCTACATCCACGCCAACCTGGTCAACGGGGTCAGCTACGGCTGGTGGGTCAACCACCACAACCGGCACCACAGCAACCCCAACCACCTGGACATGGACCCGGACATCGGCCGGCGCACTGCCATCTTCGACATCAAGCAGTACCCCACCCGCAAGGGCACCCAGAAGTTCGTCGTCCGCTACCAGAGCGTGCTGTTCTTCGTGCTGCTGGTGCTGGAGGGCTTCAAGATGCTGAAGACGGCGGTGCTGTCCATCGCCCAGGGCAAGACCAAGCGGCCCGCGCTGGAGACGTTCCTGATCCTGCTGCGCGCCGGCGTCTACCTCGGCCTCGTCTTCACGTTCCTGTCTCCGGCCCTCGCGGTCGCCTTCGTCCTCGTCCAGCACGCCGCCCTCGGCGTCTACTTCGGCATGATCTTCGCCCCCAACCACAAGGGGATGCAGATCCGCGACGGGGAGGAGGAGACGCTGGACTGGCTGGAGCGGCAGGTCCTCACCTCCCGCAACATCCGGCCGAACCGGCTGGTCGACTTCCTCTACGGCGGCCTCAACTACCAGGTCGAGCACCATCTGTTCCCGGCCATGCCGCAGAAGTCGCTGCCGCGGGCCCGGGAGTTGACGATGCGGTACTGCGCGGAGCGGGGGGTTCCTTACCACGAGGTGGGGTTCTGGGCGTCGTACCGCGAGGTTGCCTCGTTCTTGCACGAGGTGAGTGCGCCTGTGCGGCGGGGCGATGTCGAGGAGCAGATCGCTCGACGGGCCGTGGAAGTGGGCTGA
- a CDS encoding acyl-CoA carboxylase epsilon subunit, whose translation MSSLSLTAPIRVEKGEVTEEELAALAVLLLSRSAMAGPEPSTPGTTSWRPHGFHAPHSWQRA comes from the coding sequence ATGTCGTCCCTGTCCCTCACCGCCCCGATCCGTGTCGAGAAGGGCGAGGTTACCGAGGAGGAGCTGGCCGCCCTGGCGGTGCTGCTCCTCAGCCGCAGCGCGATGGCCGGACCCGAGCCGTCCACCCCGGGCACCACGTCCTGGCGTCCGCACGGCTTCCACGCCCCGCACAGCTGGCAGCGGGCCTGA
- a CDS encoding RidA family protein, protein MTTERVNPPDLSPPTGFSHAVVAAGTRVVFLAGQTALDTDGKITGGTLPEQFEKALTNLLTALSAAGGTPADLARVTVYATDIADYRAHAPELGRLWRTLAGRDYPAMAVVQVVRLWDDTALVELDGFAVLP, encoded by the coding sequence GTGACGACCGAGCGCGTCAACCCGCCCGACCTGTCCCCGCCCACCGGCTTCTCGCACGCCGTCGTCGCGGCCGGCACCCGCGTGGTCTTCCTCGCCGGACAGACCGCCCTCGACACCGACGGCAAGATCACCGGCGGCACGCTCCCCGAGCAGTTCGAGAAGGCGCTCACCAACCTCCTCACCGCCCTGAGCGCGGCCGGCGGCACCCCCGCCGACCTCGCCCGCGTCACCGTCTACGCCACCGACATCGCCGACTACCGCGCCCACGCGCCCGAACTCGGCCGTCTGTGGCGCACGTTGGCTGGCCGCGACTATCCGGCGATGGCCGTCGTGCAGGTCGTACGGCTCTGGGACGACACGGCGCTGGTGGAACTCGACGGCTTCGCCGTCCTGCCGTAG
- a CDS encoding DUF6299 family protein yields the protein MPVRPALVTALGAALLCGAATAPAIAGPKAPKEKESVTVDHTGRIGADGTVILSGTYRCTDSSGPVYISSAVSQSDPRIRYGIGGTSATCDGAKHTWQNSSVVSADDLKAGAAHVEATILEMRPAGLVPLPVFHAVEEQDVTLAGK from the coding sequence ATGCCCGTACGCCCCGCCCTCGTCACGGCCCTCGGCGCCGCGCTGCTCTGCGGCGCGGCCACCGCACCGGCGATCGCCGGCCCGAAGGCCCCGAAGGAGAAGGAGAGCGTGACCGTCGACCACACCGGCCGGATCGGCGCCGACGGCACCGTCATCCTGTCCGGCACCTACCGGTGCACCGACAGCAGCGGCCCGGTGTACATCAGCTCCGCGGTCAGCCAGAGCGACCCCCGCATCCGGTACGGCATCGGCGGCACCAGCGCCACCTGCGACGGCGCGAAGCACACGTGGCAGAACTCCAGCGTGGTCTCCGCCGACGACCTCAAGGCGGGCGCCGCCCACGTGGAGGCCACCATCCTGGAGATGCGCCCCGCGGGACTCGTGCCGCTGCCGGTGTTCCACGCGGTCGAGGAGCAGGACGTCACCCTCGCCGGCAAGTGA
- a CDS encoding MFS transporter has translation MSQITASVGGVTVPGSVGARLDRMPITPLHRRLTAVIGVGLFFDTFENNLSGTIGKVLQSDFAFGTTSLKLVLASAFVGQFVGSLTLGRIADRFGRRRAFLINLGIYSVCSLLGAVSPSAAWLIVARFLAGVGIGAEQALSDCYLADVLPARKRGRFIAWAYTLAFCGVPAVGFAALWLVPLSPLGVAGWRWLFVLGALGSAVVWILRRQLIESPRWLATAGRTAEAERLVERMEAEAAGRGLPLERPAAEQPVPDSRLRDVFGPGMLRRTLVLWLFCVLSVVGYYGFGALAPQIVAAKGYGIVAGLGFTALSFLGYPVGSALALPVVDRVERRTLVALSATAMLLAGLSFGYADSAALIVVCGFAYTLFSNVFSSVSHVYLSEQYPTAIRATASGAAYSLSKLSAAALPFALIPVLDAHGAGALFAVIAAAMGLLAVTVLTLGERTTGVPVK, from the coding sequence ATGTCTCAGATCACCGCCTCCGTGGGCGGTGTCACCGTTCCCGGGTCTGTTGGGGCCCGGTTGGATCGGATGCCGATCACGCCGTTGCATCGCAGGCTGACCGCGGTCATCGGGGTGGGGCTGTTCTTCGACACCTTCGAGAACAACCTGTCCGGCACCATCGGCAAGGTGCTGCAGAGCGACTTCGCGTTCGGGACGACCTCGCTCAAGCTGGTGCTGGCGTCCGCGTTCGTCGGTCAGTTCGTCGGGTCGCTGACGCTCGGCCGGATCGCCGACCGGTTCGGCCGGCGGCGGGCCTTTCTGATCAACCTCGGTATCTACTCGGTGTGTTCGCTGCTCGGCGCCGTCTCCCCGAGCGCCGCCTGGCTGATCGTGGCCCGGTTCCTCGCCGGTGTCGGGATCGGCGCCGAACAGGCCCTGTCCGACTGCTACCTGGCCGACGTGCTGCCGGCGAGGAAGCGCGGCCGGTTCATCGCGTGGGCGTACACGCTCGCCTTCTGCGGGGTGCCCGCGGTCGGCTTCGCCGCGCTGTGGCTGGTGCCGCTCAGCCCGCTGGGCGTGGCCGGCTGGCGCTGGCTGTTCGTGCTCGGCGCGCTCGGCTCGGCCGTGGTGTGGATCCTGCGCCGGCAGCTGATCGAGTCGCCGCGCTGGCTGGCCACCGCAGGCCGGACCGCGGAGGCGGAGCGGCTGGTCGAGCGGATGGAGGCCGAGGCCGCCGGCCGCGGGCTGCCGCTGGAGCGGCCGGCCGCCGAGCAACCGGTCCCGGACTCCCGGCTGCGGGACGTCTTCGGCCCGGGCATGCTGCGCCGGACCCTCGTGCTGTGGCTGTTCTGCGTGCTGTCGGTCGTCGGCTACTACGGCTTCGGCGCGCTCGCCCCGCAGATCGTCGCCGCCAAGGGCTACGGCATCGTCGCGGGCCTCGGCTTCACCGCGCTGTCCTTCCTCGGCTACCCGGTCGGCTCCGCCCTCGCCCTGCCCGTCGTGGACCGCGTCGAACGGCGCACCCTGGTCGCGCTGTCGGCCACCGCGATGCTGCTGGCCGGGCTCAGCTTCGGCTACGCGGACTCGGCCGCCCTGATCGTCGTCTGCGGCTTCGCCTACACCCTGTTCAGCAACGTGTTCTCCAGCGTCTCCCACGTCTACCTGTCCGAGCAGTACCCCACCGCGATCCGCGCCACCGCCTCCGGTGCCGCCTACTCGCTGTCCAAACTCAGCGCCGCCGCCCTGCCGTTCGCCCTGATCCCGGTCCTGGACGCGCACGGCGCGGGCGCCCTGTTCGCCGTCATCGCCGCCGCCATGGGCCTGCTCGCGGTCACCGTGCTGACCCTGGGCGAGCGCACCACCGGCGTGCCGGTCAAGTGA
- a CDS encoding DUF2156 domain-containing protein: protein MTATTTETVQGNPVLDAVRTHTASENPSSFLALNSGNSTFTVPGADGVVVYRRTGRYAVQFGGPFAAEADYDTLLDGFRRYVREEGLSLVGVQLQRADAERYAARGCTVNQVGASWAVSLADFTLSGTKFMQLRNKISRAHRNGLRIQEVDATEWQDAIATIDEAWLGSKGGAHQLEFLVGQIGGPVQAHRRLFLGTIDGAPVAYISYSPVYGSRTGWMHDLSRRIPDGSPGLMEAINAHAIEVFRAEGVAWLHFGFTPFTGLDASHELDGHSPAFQWLMHALWAEGAALYPAQTQLSYKQKWAPDVLIPEYVAFDGPQASLPAFAHIFRACNAF from the coding sequence ATGACCGCGACCACCACCGAAACCGTCCAGGGCAACCCGGTTCTCGACGCCGTACGCACCCACACGGCCAGTGAGAACCCGAGTTCGTTCCTGGCGCTCAACAGCGGAAACAGTACGTTCACCGTCCCCGGCGCGGACGGTGTCGTCGTCTACCGCCGCACCGGCCGCTACGCCGTGCAGTTCGGCGGCCCGTTCGCCGCCGAAGCGGACTACGACACCCTCCTCGACGGCTTCCGCCGGTACGTCCGCGAGGAGGGCCTGAGCCTCGTCGGCGTCCAGCTCCAGCGCGCCGACGCCGAGCGCTACGCCGCACGCGGCTGCACCGTCAACCAGGTCGGCGCGTCCTGGGCGGTGAGCCTCGCCGACTTCACCCTGAGCGGCACCAAGTTCATGCAACTGCGCAACAAGATCTCCCGCGCCCACCGCAACGGCCTGCGGATCCAGGAGGTCGACGCCACCGAGTGGCAGGACGCCATCGCCACCATCGACGAGGCGTGGCTCGGCTCCAAGGGCGGCGCCCACCAACTGGAGTTCCTCGTCGGCCAGATCGGCGGCCCGGTCCAGGCCCACCGCCGGCTCTTCCTCGGCACCATCGACGGCGCCCCCGTCGCCTACATCTCGTACTCGCCGGTCTACGGCAGCCGGACCGGCTGGATGCACGACCTCAGCCGGCGCATCCCCGACGGCTCCCCTGGCCTGATGGAGGCCATCAACGCGCACGCCATCGAGGTGTTCCGCGCCGAGGGCGTCGCCTGGCTGCACTTCGGCTTCACCCCGTTCACCGGCCTCGACGCGAGCCATGAACTCGACGGCCACAGCCCCGCGTTCCAGTGGCTGATGCACGCCCTGTGGGCCGAGGGTGCCGCCCTGTACCCGGCGCAGACGCAGCTGTCGTACAAGCAGAAGTGGGCCCCGGACGTGCTCATCCCCGAGTACGTGGCCTTCGACGGCCCGCAGGCCTCGCTGCCCGCCTTCGCGCACATCTTCCGTGCCTGCAACGCCTTCTGA
- a CDS encoding acyl-CoA carboxylase subunit beta, translating into MRPHVAELAGLRERVLAGPSEKATAAQKAKGKLTVRERIGLLLDEGSFQEVEQLRRHRATGFGLEAKKPYTDGVVTGWGTVEGRTVFVYAHDFRIFGGALGEAHATKIHKIMDMAIAAGAPLVSLNDGAGARIQEGVTALAGYGGIFRRNTAASGVIPQISVMLGPCAGGAAYSPALTDFVFMVRETSQMFITGPDVVKAVTGEEITQNGLGGADVHAETSGVCHFAYDDEETCLEEVRYLLSLLPRNNRENPPQVPCDDPADRRCEALADLVPADGNRPYDMAKVVEEIVDDGEYLEVHQRWARNVICALARLDGQVVGIVANQPQTLAGVLDIEASEKAARFVQMCDAFSIPLVTLLDVPGFLPGVGQEHGGIIRHGAKLLYAYCDATVPRISLILRKAYGGAYIVMDSQSIGADLTYAWPTNEIAVMGAEGAANVIFRRQIAEADDPEARRAELVKEYKAELMHPYYAAERGLVDDVIDPAETRSVLIGALAMLRTKHAERPARKHGNPPQ; encoded by the coding sequence ATGAGGCCCCACGTCGCGGAACTGGCCGGACTACGCGAACGCGTGCTCGCCGGCCCCAGTGAGAAGGCGACCGCCGCCCAGAAGGCCAAGGGCAAGCTCACCGTCCGCGAACGGATCGGTCTGCTGCTCGACGAGGGTTCCTTCCAGGAGGTCGAGCAGCTGCGCCGGCACCGGGCGACCGGGTTCGGTCTTGAGGCGAAGAAGCCGTACACCGACGGTGTCGTCACCGGCTGGGGCACGGTCGAGGGCCGTACCGTCTTCGTGTACGCGCACGACTTCCGGATCTTCGGCGGGGCGCTGGGCGAGGCCCACGCCACCAAGATCCACAAGATCATGGACATGGCCATCGCGGCGGGCGCGCCGCTGGTCTCCCTGAACGACGGCGCCGGCGCCCGCATCCAGGAGGGGGTGACCGCGCTCGCCGGGTACGGCGGCATCTTCCGGCGCAACACGGCCGCGTCCGGGGTGATCCCGCAGATCAGCGTGATGCTCGGCCCGTGCGCGGGCGGCGCGGCCTACAGCCCCGCCCTCACCGACTTCGTGTTCATGGTCCGCGAGACCTCGCAGATGTTCATCACCGGCCCGGACGTCGTCAAGGCGGTCACCGGCGAGGAGATCACGCAGAACGGGCTCGGCGGCGCCGACGTCCACGCGGAGACCTCGGGCGTCTGCCACTTCGCGTACGACGACGAGGAGACCTGCCTGGAGGAGGTGCGGTACCTGCTCTCGCTGCTCCCCCGCAACAACCGGGAGAACCCGCCCCAGGTGCCCTGCGACGACCCGGCCGACCGGCGCTGCGAGGCGCTGGCCGACCTGGTGCCGGCCGACGGCAACCGGCCGTACGACATGGCGAAGGTCGTCGAGGAGATCGTCGACGACGGCGAGTACCTGGAGGTGCACCAGCGCTGGGCGCGGAACGTCATCTGCGCGCTGGCCCGGCTCGACGGACAGGTCGTCGGCATCGTCGCCAACCAGCCGCAGACGCTGGCCGGAGTGCTGGACATCGAGGCCAGCGAGAAGGCCGCGCGGTTCGTGCAGATGTGCGACGCGTTCAGCATCCCGCTGGTCACGCTGCTCGACGTGCCCGGGTTCCTGCCGGGCGTCGGCCAGGAGCACGGCGGCATCATCCGGCACGGCGCGAAGCTGCTCTACGCCTACTGCGACGCGACCGTCCCGCGGATCTCGCTGATCCTGCGCAAGGCGTACGGCGGCGCGTACATCGTCATGGACTCCCAGTCGATCGGCGCCGACCTGACCTACGCGTGGCCGACCAACGAGATCGCCGTGATGGGCGCCGAGGGCGCCGCGAACGTCATCTTCCGGCGGCAGATCGCGGAGGCCGACGATCCCGAGGCCAGGCGGGCCGAGCTGGTCAAGGAGTACAAGGCCGAGCTGATGCATCCGTACTACGCGGCCGAGCGCGGTCTGGTCGACGACGTGATCGACCCGGCCGAGACGCGGTCCGTCCTCATCGGCGCGCTGGCGATGCTGCGCACGAAGCACGCCGAGCGCCCGGCCCGCAAGCACGGCAATCCCCCGCAGTGA
- a CDS encoding AMP-binding protein → MHVSAHVDTFARDHLPPPEEWPRLLFELPELHYPERLNCAAELLDGGEPDRPVFRTASGPAWTYGELRARVDRIAHVLTGDLGVVPGNRVLLRGPTSPWLAACWLAVLKAGAVAVTVLDRQRPHELATMCEIARVRHALCDIRAVDDLVKAEVPGLVLTTYGGDAPDDLLRRPAPAAPFPAVSTAADDVALIAFTSGTTGRPKGCMHFHRDVLAIADTFSRHVLRPRADDVFAGSPPLGFTFGLGGLVVFPMRAGASALLLEQSGPKQLLPAIAEHRASVLFTAPTAYRAMLDELDGYDTSSLRRCVSAGENLPAATWHAWRERTGLRVINGIGATELLHIFVSAADDDIRPGATGVPVPGWQARVQDAHGEPVPDGEPGLLAVRGPVGCRYLADPRQRVYVRDGWNITGDTYVRDADGYFHYVARADDMIISSGYNIAGPEVEDALLRHPDVVETAVVGRPDEARGQIVVAYTVLRDGAPRDTEGLRAFLKAELAPYKCPREFVFLDALPRTATGKLQRFRLRTAGDQQ, encoded by the coding sequence ATGCACGTCTCGGCCCACGTCGACACCTTCGCGCGGGACCATCTGCCCCCGCCGGAGGAATGGCCCCGGCTGCTCTTCGAGCTGCCGGAGCTGCACTACCCCGAGCGGCTGAACTGCGCCGCGGAACTCCTCGACGGCGGCGAGCCGGACCGCCCGGTGTTCCGCACCGCGTCCGGGCCCGCCTGGACGTACGGCGAGCTGCGCGCCCGGGTGGACCGCATCGCCCACGTCCTGACCGGCGATCTCGGCGTGGTCCCGGGGAACCGGGTCCTGCTGCGCGGCCCCACCAGCCCCTGGCTCGCGGCCTGCTGGCTGGCGGTGCTGAAGGCGGGCGCGGTCGCGGTCACCGTGCTGGACCGGCAGCGCCCGCACGAGCTGGCCACGATGTGCGAGATCGCCCGGGTCCGGCACGCGCTGTGCGACATCCGGGCCGTCGACGACCTGGTGAAGGCCGAGGTGCCGGGGCTCGTCCTGACGACGTACGGCGGTGACGCGCCGGACGACCTGCTGCGCCGCCCGGCACCCGCCGCCCCGTTCCCGGCCGTCTCCACCGCCGCCGACGACGTCGCCCTGATCGCGTTCACCTCCGGCACGACGGGCCGCCCGAAGGGGTGCATGCACTTCCACCGGGACGTCCTCGCCATCGCCGACACCTTCTCCCGGCACGTCCTGCGCCCGCGCGCGGACGACGTCTTCGCCGGCAGCCCCCCGCTCGGCTTCACCTTCGGCCTCGGCGGGCTGGTCGTCTTCCCGATGCGGGCCGGCGCGAGCGCCCTGCTGCTGGAGCAGTCCGGCCCGAAGCAACTGCTGCCGGCGATCGCCGAACACCGGGCGTCGGTGCTGTTCACCGCGCCGACCGCCTACCGCGCGATGCTCGACGAACTGGACGGGTACGACACCTCGTCCCTGCGGCGCTGCGTCTCGGCCGGCGAGAACCTGCCCGCGGCCACCTGGCACGCCTGGCGCGAGCGCACCGGACTGCGCGTCATCAACGGCATCGGCGCCACCGAACTGCTGCACATCTTCGTCTCCGCCGCCGACGACGACATCAGACCCGGCGCGACCGGCGTGCCCGTGCCGGGCTGGCAGGCCCGCGTCCAGGACGCGCACGGCGAGCCGGTACCCGACGGCGAGCCGGGCCTGCTGGCCGTCCGCGGCCCGGTCGGCTGCCGCTACCTCGCCGACCCCCGCCAGCGCGTGTACGTACGCGACGGCTGGAACATCACCGGCGACACCTACGTCCGCGACGCCGACGGCTACTTCCACTACGTGGCCCGCGCCGACGACATGATCATCTCCTCCGGGTACAACATCGCCGGACCGGAGGTCGAGGACGCGCTGCTGCGCCACCCGGACGTGGTCGAGACGGCCGTCGTCGGCCGCCCCGACGAGGCCCGCGGCCAGATCGTCGTCGCCTACACGGTCCTCCGGGACGGCGCGCCGCGGGACACCGAGGGCCTGCGCGCGTTCCTCAAGGCCGAGCTGGCCCCGTACAAGTGCCCGCGCGAGTTCGTCTTCCTGGACGCCCTGCCCCGCACGGCGACCGGCAAGCTGCAGCGGTTCCGGCTGCGGACCGCGGGTGATCAGCAGTGA
- a CDS encoding acyl-CoA dehydrogenase family protein — MPAFSLEPEQAAWCAELRALAADRLAPLADKGEPGRVNRPLLAELGRLGLLARLFSSGALELCLMRESLAQACTEAETALALQGLGAHPVHAHGSPAQSEHWLPRVADGSAVAAFALSEPDAGSDAAALALAAEPDGTGGWRLTGAKRWISNAPEADFYTVFARTTPDAGARGVTAFLVPADRPGLTGGALEMISPHPIGALDFDGVPVTRDDLLGEADRGFAVAMGTLNLFRPSVGAFAVGMAQAALDATLAHTRAREAFGGPLSRLQTVSHQVAEMALRTEAARLMVYAAATAHDEGAADVPKRAAMAKLLATETAQYVVDAAVQLHGARALQHGHLLEHLYREVRAPRIYEGASEVQRGIIAKELYATTRPAATRSAPTRHATTSEGAAR, encoded by the coding sequence GTGCCCGCATTCTCACTCGAACCGGAGCAGGCCGCCTGGTGTGCCGAACTGCGCGCACTGGCCGCCGACCGGCTGGCCCCGCTCGCCGACAAGGGGGAACCGGGCCGCGTCAACCGGCCGCTCCTCGCCGAACTCGGCCGGCTCGGCCTGCTCGCCCGGCTGTTCAGCTCCGGCGCGCTGGAGCTGTGCCTGATGCGGGAGTCCCTCGCCCAGGCCTGCACCGAGGCCGAGACCGCCCTCGCCCTGCAGGGCCTGGGCGCCCATCCGGTGCACGCCCACGGCAGCCCCGCCCAGAGCGAGCACTGGCTGCCCCGGGTGGCCGACGGCAGCGCGGTGGCCGCGTTCGCGCTGAGCGAGCCGGACGCCGGATCGGACGCGGCGGCCCTGGCCCTCGCCGCCGAGCCCGACGGCACCGGCGGCTGGCGGCTCACCGGCGCCAAACGGTGGATCTCCAACGCACCCGAGGCCGACTTCTACACCGTGTTCGCCCGCACCACCCCGGACGCCGGGGCCCGGGGCGTGACCGCCTTCCTCGTCCCCGCCGACCGGCCCGGCCTCACCGGCGGCGCGCTGGAGATGATCTCCCCGCACCCGATCGGCGCCCTCGACTTCGACGGCGTCCCCGTCACCCGGGACGACCTGCTCGGCGAGGCCGACCGGGGCTTCGCCGTCGCCATGGGCACCCTCAACCTCTTCCGGCCCAGCGTCGGCGCCTTCGCGGTAGGCATGGCCCAGGCCGCCCTCGACGCCACCCTCGCCCACACGCGCGCCCGCGAGGCCTTCGGCGGCCCCCTCAGCCGGCTCCAGACGGTCTCCCACCAGGTCGCCGAGATGGCCCTGCGCACCGAGGCCGCCCGCCTCATGGTCTACGCGGCCGCCACCGCCCACGACGAGGGCGCCGCCGACGTCCCCAAGCGGGCCGCGATGGCGAAGCTGCTCGCCACCGAGACCGCGCAGTACGTCGTCGATGCCGCCGTCCAACTGCACGGCGCCCGCGCCCTCCAGCACGGCCACCTCCTCGAACACCTCTACCGCGAGGTGCGAGCCCCACGGATCTACGAGGGCGCGAGCGAGGTCCAACGCGGCATCATCGCCAAGGAGTTGTACGCCACCACCCGTCCCGCCGCCACCCGTTCCGCCCCCACCCGTCACGCCACCACCTCCGAAGGAGCGGCCCGGTGA